A single window of Synechococcus sp. CBW1004 DNA harbors:
- a CDS encoding rubrerythrin family protein — translation MDLSNPATQANLEAAFGGESMANRKYLFFADVAKRLGNADLAKLFRDTANQETEHAFAHFRLLHPELVIDDPEALSPEQKQAVLARCLQLAIEGETYEYTTMYPEFAAQARSDRDASATAEFEEQIAESKEHAGIFRKAASNFGFLAPIEQHHAERYGVALEALQQGGQAGEAPAAVPGKWICKVCSMIYDPAVGDPDSGIAPGTPFEAIPDDWVCPICQARKSSFVPYREPELQAAA, via the coding sequence ATGGATCTCTCCAACCCAGCCACCCAGGCCAATCTCGAAGCCGCCTTCGGCGGCGAGAGCATGGCCAACCGCAAATATCTGTTCTTCGCCGATGTGGCCAAACGTCTCGGCAATGCCGATCTGGCGAAGCTTTTCCGTGATACGGCCAACCAGGAGACCGAGCACGCCTTCGCCCACTTCCGCCTGCTCCACCCCGAGCTGGTGATCGACGATCCCGAGGCGCTGTCGCCTGAGCAGAAGCAGGCGGTGCTGGCCCGTTGCCTGCAGCTGGCGATTGAGGGCGAAACCTACGAGTACACCACCATGTACCCGGAGTTCGCCGCTCAGGCCCGCAGTGACCGGGACGCCTCCGCCACGGCGGAGTTCGAGGAGCAGATCGCCGAATCCAAGGAGCATGCCGGCATCTTCCGCAAGGCCGCCAGCAACTTCGGCTTCCTGGCGCCGATCGAGCAGCACCACGCCGAGCGCTATGGCGTCGCCCTGGAGGCCCTGCAGCAGGGCGGCCAGGCCGGTGAGGCGCCGGCGGCCGTGCCGGGCAAGTGGATCTGCAAGGTGTGCTCGATGATCTACGACCCGGCGGTGGGCGACCCTGATTCCGGCATCGCCCCGGGCACGCCCTTCGAGGCCATCCCCGATGACTGGGTCTGCCCGATCTGCCAGGCCCGCAAGTCGAGCTTCGTTCCTTATCGCGAGCCCGAGCTGCAGGCGGCTGCCTGA
- a CDS encoding DEAD/DEAH box helicase, with product MSLLHATWLFPPEGSGGRLLLWADTWRAVDPVRPSGSVAPPHPFSLSEDDLAVWLDDHGLWSEALRPARASLTLPSRSQAARGGRGGAGVWSGLPLQAGEPVPKQTQWWPWLVDGLALEPGAAAEWLSTLPLSGDHPDLAEDLRWWTHLQRWALSLIARGRWLPLVEEGRARWIPLINREGDRRRLEELASRLPQVACCALAVQPYGEAPLTCRRPGSGRLRVASLLEALLDGQLRAGFRPSDADLDPLLVAWQHGLAPGKGSLELDEEELERLEIATHHWREAVAGRVAPARACLELFTPPGDEELWELRFALQAEADPSLRVPAGVVWARGDAPLQLGEVEVQQPGELLLEGLGRALQVFEPLGRGLDASAPEAMQLTPAEAFVLVRTAAAQLRDVGVGVILPASLSGGLASRLGLAIKAELPARSRGFSLGESLESSWELMIGGVTLTVKDLERLQAKRSPLVQHKGVWIELRPNDLRNAERFTVASPTLSLDEALRLTANDGETLMRLPVHRFDPGPRLRAVLEQYHQQKAPDPLPAPEGFAGQLRPYQERGLGWLAFLHRFDQGACLADDMGLGKTIQLLAFLQHLKAEQELKRPVLLVAPTSVLTNWKREAAAFTPELVVREHYGPRRPSTEAAMKKALAGVDLVLTSYGLLQRDSELLETTDWQGVVIDEAQAIKNPVAKQSMAARDLGRPGRNGRFRIALTGTPVENRVSELWALMDFLNPKVLGDEPFFRQRYRLPIERYGDMSSLRDLKARVGPFILRRLKTDRSIISDLPEKVELREWVGLSGEQVKLYRRTVEESLEAIARAPLGQKHGQVLALLTKLKQICNHPALALKQEPQDGDAAFFREFAGRSAKVQRLDEILEEVIEAGDRALLFTQFAEWGHLLKAHLERRWKQEVPFLYGNTSKSERQAMVDRFQEDPRGPQLFLLSLKAGGVGLNLTRASHVFHVDRWWNPAVENQATDRAYRIGQQNRVMVHKFITSGSVEERIDRMIHEKSKLAEDIVGSGEDWLGGLEMGQLRELVALNEE from the coding sequence ATGAGCCTGCTGCACGCCACCTGGCTGTTTCCTCCTGAAGGGTCCGGGGGACGCCTGCTGCTGTGGGCCGACACCTGGAGGGCCGTGGATCCGGTGCGCCCTTCCGGCAGCGTCGCGCCCCCCCACCCGTTCAGCCTCAGCGAAGACGATCTGGCGGTCTGGCTGGATGATCACGGCCTCTGGTCAGAGGCGCTGCGACCGGCAAGGGCGTCGCTCACCCTGCCCAGCCGCAGCCAGGCCGCACGGGGTGGCCGCGGTGGCGCCGGCGTCTGGAGCGGCCTGCCCCTGCAGGCGGGTGAGCCTGTGCCGAAGCAGACGCAGTGGTGGCCCTGGCTGGTGGATGGCCTGGCACTGGAGCCCGGTGCGGCGGCGGAATGGCTGAGCACCCTTCCGCTTTCAGGCGACCATCCCGACCTGGCGGAGGACCTGCGCTGGTGGACCCATCTGCAGCGCTGGGCCCTGAGCCTGATCGCCCGCGGCCGCTGGCTGCCGCTGGTGGAGGAGGGACGCGCCCGCTGGATCCCGCTGATCAATCGCGAGGGAGACCGGCGACGGCTGGAGGAGCTGGCCAGCCGGCTGCCCCAGGTGGCCTGCTGCGCCCTCGCGGTACAGCCCTATGGCGAGGCGCCGCTCACCTGCCGGCGCCCCGGCAGCGGCCGGTTGCGGGTGGCGAGCCTGCTGGAGGCGCTGCTCGACGGCCAGCTGCGCGCCGGGTTCCGTCCCTCCGACGCTGATCTCGATCCGCTGCTGGTGGCCTGGCAGCACGGCCTGGCTCCCGGCAAGGGGAGCCTCGAGCTCGATGAGGAGGAGCTCGAACGTCTCGAGATCGCCACCCATCACTGGCGTGAAGCGGTGGCCGGCCGGGTGGCTCCGGCGCGGGCCTGCCTGGAGCTGTTCACACCGCCCGGCGATGAGGAGCTGTGGGAGCTGCGCTTCGCGCTGCAGGCTGAGGCCGATCCCAGCCTGAGGGTGCCGGCCGGCGTGGTGTGGGCACGCGGCGATGCGCCGCTGCAGCTCGGTGAGGTGGAGGTGCAGCAGCCCGGAGAGCTGCTGCTGGAGGGTCTGGGCCGCGCCCTGCAGGTGTTCGAGCCGCTGGGGCGGGGCCTCGATGCGTCGGCACCGGAGGCGATGCAGCTGACGCCGGCCGAGGCTTTCGTGCTGGTGCGCACGGCCGCCGCCCAGCTGCGCGATGTGGGCGTGGGGGTGATCCTGCCGGCGAGCCTCAGCGGCGGCCTGGCAAGCCGCCTGGGCCTGGCGATCAAGGCGGAGCTGCCGGCCCGCTCGCGCGGCTTCAGCCTCGGCGAGAGCCTCGAGTCCAGCTGGGAGCTGATGATCGGTGGTGTCACGCTGACCGTGAAGGATCTCGAGCGGCTGCAGGCCAAGCGCAGCCCGCTGGTGCAGCACAAGGGCGTCTGGATCGAGCTGCGCCCCAACGACCTCAGGAACGCCGAGCGCTTCACCGTCGCCTCGCCCACGCTCAGCCTCGATGAGGCGCTGCGTCTCACCGCCAACGACGGCGAGACGCTGATGCGGCTGCCGGTGCACCGCTTCGATCCGGGGCCGCGGCTGCGGGCGGTGCTGGAGCAGTACCACCAGCAGAAGGCCCCCGATCCCCTGCCGGCACCCGAGGGATTTGCCGGCCAGCTGCGCCCCTATCAGGAGCGGGGCCTGGGTTGGCTGGCGTTCCTGCATCGCTTCGACCAGGGCGCCTGCCTGGCGGACGACATGGGTCTGGGCAAGACGATCCAGCTGTTGGCCTTCCTGCAGCACCTCAAGGCCGAGCAGGAGCTGAAGCGGCCGGTGCTGCTGGTGGCGCCCACCTCGGTGCTCACCAACTGGAAGCGGGAGGCGGCGGCGTTCACGCCGGAGCTGGTGGTGCGCGAGCACTACGGGCCAAGGCGTCCCTCCACCGAGGCGGCCATGAAGAAGGCGCTCGCGGGTGTCGATCTGGTGCTGACCAGTTATGGCCTGCTGCAGCGCGACAGCGAGCTGCTGGAGACCACCGACTGGCAGGGGGTGGTGATCGATGAGGCCCAGGCGATCAAGAATCCCGTGGCGAAGCAGTCGATGGCGGCCCGCGACCTCGGCAGGCCGGGGCGCAATGGACGCTTCCGCATCGCCCTCACCGGCACGCCGGTGGAGAACCGGGTGAGTGAGCTGTGGGCGCTGATGGATTTCCTCAATCCGAAGGTGCTGGGCGATGAGCCCTTCTTCCGCCAGCGCTATCGCCTGCCGATCGAGCGCTACGGCGACATGAGCTCGCTGCGCGATCTCAAGGCACGGGTGGGTCCGTTCATCCTGCGGCGCCTGAAGACCGATCGCTCGATCATCTCGGATCTGCCCGAGAAGGTGGAGCTGCGCGAGTGGGTGGGTCTCTCGGGCGAGCAGGTGAAGCTCTACAGGCGCACCGTGGAGGAGAGCCTCGAGGCGATCGCCAGGGCGCCGCTGGGCCAGAAGCATGGACAGGTGCTGGCGCTGCTCACGAAGCTGAAGCAGATCTGCAACCACCCGGCCCTGGCTCTCAAGCAGGAACCACAGGACGGCGATGCGGCCTTCTTCCGGGAGTTCGCAGGCCGCAGCGCCAAGGTGCAGCGGCTCGACGAGATTCTCGAGGAGGTGATCGAGGCGGGCGACCGGGCTCTGCTGTTCACCCAGTTCGCCGAATGGGGGCACCTGCTCAAGGCACATCTGGAGCGCCGCTGGAAGCAGGAGGTTCCGTTCCTGTACGGCAATACCAGCAAGAGCGAGCGCCAGGCGATGGTCGATCGTTTCCAGGAGGACCCGCGCGGCCCGCAGCTGTTCCTGCTGTCACTCAAGGCGGGTGGTGTGGGCCTGAACCTCACCCGCGCCAGCCACGTGTTCCACGTGGATCGCTGGTGGAACCCGGCGGTTGAGAATCAGGCGACGGACCGCGCCTACCGCATCGGCCAGCAGAACCGCGTCATGGTGCACAAGTTCATCACCAGCGGCTCGGTGGAGGAGCGCATCGACCGCATGATCCACGAGAAGTCGAAGCTCGCCGAGGACATCGTCGGCAGCGGCGAGGACTGGCTGGGCGGTCTGGAGATGGGGCAGCTCAGGGAGCTGGTGGCGCTGAATGAGGAGTGA
- a CDS encoding MEKHLA domain-containing protein, with translation MSAVPTGGRSTSSDEVPPLQALLQPQPPWLSPPVLERLECLERGHLQAFGRPLLAGDPDRPLRLRAQELFAAAEVVLAHDGADPGLDPGPRLIYANCAALRLWRRPWAELVGMPSRLTAEPAQRSSRSQALTQALRSGGIRGYAGIRIDSQGRRFQLSGARIWSLIGADGTTCGQAAAFENWWWI, from the coding sequence GTGAGCGCCGTGCCGACGGGCGGGCGTTCCACCTCAAGCGATGAGGTTCCGCCGCTGCAGGCCCTCCTGCAACCTCAGCCTCCCTGGCTCAGTCCACCGGTGCTGGAGCGGCTGGAGTGCCTGGAGCGCGGGCACCTCCAGGCCTTCGGCCGCCCCCTGCTGGCGGGCGATCCCGATCGGCCCCTCCGCCTGCGGGCCCAGGAGCTGTTCGCGGCCGCCGAGGTGGTGCTGGCCCACGACGGTGCCGATCCCGGGCTGGATCCGGGTCCGCGCCTCATCTATGCGAACTGTGCCGCGTTGCGGCTGTGGCGCAGGCCCTGGGCCGAACTGGTGGGCATGCCCAGCCGTCTGACGGCGGAGCCCGCACAACGGTCATCCCGCTCCCAGGCGCTCACCCAGGCGCTGCGCAGCGGCGGCATCCGTGGCTACGCCGGCATCCGCATCGACAGCCAGGGCCGCCGCTTTCAGCTCAGCGGAGCGCGGATCTGGAGCCTGATCGGCGCGGACGGCACGACCTGCGGCCAGGCGGCGGCGTTCGAGAACTGGTGGTGGATCTGA
- a CDS encoding diflavin flavoprotein, whose amino-acid sequence MPALNPPAPLQDAPTAGAGSPESAGRRVIALPIEPGLVCLRGLSPRRLRFEVEYGLERGTTANSFLFEGGTAVDGHPVPPVLIHPPGMTYAEPFFAALAERVPADAALKVVVGVVNPNRVELLRALAQRWPNLALVASNAGAKLLRELWDQRKPVGPGESEPPPLPPLPAIDVVKQDVCRRLAGGFSLCLIPAPTPRWPGALMAFEESTGLLMSSKFFSAHICDEAYDEANRSSTEEDRRWFYDCLMAPMARQVEMVLDKLDELPIRTIAPFHGPAIAGSWRSLVADYRRWGEGQNRSRLSVALLYASAYGNTAAIADALARGVSRTGVRVESLNCEFAEPEQLLAAIRGCDALLIGSPTLGGHAPTPIVSALGTVLAEGDRSKPVGVFGSFGWSGEALDLLEGKLRDGGFRFAFEPVKVKFSPDASRIQALEETGTALGRQLQAEQRRSERRAAGGLQESRSEPAIQALGRVVGSLCVLTAVRGEGEGRLSGAMVASWVSQASFSPPGITVAVAKDRAVETLLHVGDAFALNVLAEGRQSGPMKRFLQPFSPGADRFAGLEMESGPAGQPILPEALAWLEATVQQRMECGDHWLIYARVDHGGLLDASGVTAVHQRRSGANY is encoded by the coding sequence ATGCCTGCCCTCAATCCCCCGGCCCCCCTCCAGGACGCGCCCACGGCCGGCGCCGGGTCGCCCGAGTCGGCTGGCCGCCGCGTCATCGCCCTGCCGATCGAACCGGGCCTCGTCTGTCTGCGGGGCCTGAGCCCGCGGCGGCTGCGCTTCGAGGTGGAGTACGGCCTGGAGCGGGGCACCACCGCCAACAGCTTCCTGTTCGAGGGCGGCACGGCGGTGGATGGTCATCCGGTGCCGCCGGTGCTGATCCATCCGCCCGGCATGACCTACGCCGAGCCCTTCTTCGCCGCCCTGGCCGAGCGGGTGCCGGCGGATGCCGCCCTCAAGGTGGTGGTGGGCGTGGTCAACCCCAACCGGGTGGAGCTGCTGCGGGCGCTGGCCCAGCGCTGGCCGAACCTGGCGCTGGTGGCCTCCAATGCCGGCGCCAAGCTGCTGCGTGAGCTGTGGGACCAGCGCAAGCCGGTGGGCCCCGGCGAGTCCGAGCCGCCGCCGCTGCCGCCTTTGCCGGCCATCGATGTGGTGAAGCAGGACGTCTGCCGCCGCCTGGCCGGGGGCTTCAGCCTCTGCCTGATCCCGGCGCCCACCCCCCGCTGGCCGGGGGCGCTGATGGCGTTTGAGGAGAGCACCGGCCTGCTGATGAGCAGCAAGTTCTTCTCGGCCCACATCTGCGACGAGGCCTACGACGAGGCCAACCGCAGCAGCACCGAGGAGGACCGCCGCTGGTTCTACGACTGCCTGATGGCGCCGATGGCCCGCCAGGTGGAGATGGTGCTCGACAAGCTGGACGAGCTGCCGATCCGCACGATCGCGCCGTTCCACGGGCCGGCGATCGCAGGCAGCTGGCGCAGCCTGGTGGCCGACTACCGCCGCTGGGGCGAGGGCCAGAACCGCTCGCGTCTGTCGGTGGCGCTCCTGTATGCCAGCGCCTACGGCAACACCGCCGCCATCGCCGATGCCCTGGCCCGTGGCGTGTCGCGCACCGGCGTGCGGGTGGAGAGCCTCAACTGTGAGTTCGCCGAGCCCGAGCAGCTGCTGGCGGCCATCCGCGGTTGCGACGCCCTGTTGATCGGCTCGCCCACCCTCGGAGGGCATGCGCCCACACCGATCGTGTCGGCCCTGGGCACGGTGCTGGCCGAGGGCGACCGCAGCAAGCCCGTGGGGGTGTTCGGCAGCTTCGGCTGGAGCGGTGAGGCCCTCGATCTGCTGGAGGGCAAGCTGCGCGACGGTGGCTTCCGCTTCGCCTTCGAGCCCGTCAAGGTGAAGTTCAGCCCTGACGCCAGCCGCATCCAGGCGCTTGAGGAGACCGGCACCGCCCTGGGCCGCCAGCTGCAGGCCGAGCAGCGCCGCAGCGAACGGCGCGCCGCCGGCGGATTGCAGGAGAGCCGCAGCGAACCGGCGATCCAGGCCCTCGGACGGGTGGTGGGCTCCCTGTGCGTGCTCACTGCCGTGCGTGGCGAGGGCGAGGGCCGCCTCAGCGGCGCCATGGTGGCCAGCTGGGTGAGCCAGGCCAGCTTCAGCCCGCCGGGGATCACCGTGGCCGTGGCGAAGGACCGGGCGGTGGAGACCCTGCTGCATGTGGGCGATGCCTTCGCTCTCAACGTGCTCGCCGAGGGGCGCCAGAGCGGGCCGATGAAGCGCTTCCTGCAGCCCTTCTCCCCCGGTGCCGACCGCTTCGCCGGCCTCGAGATGGAGAGCGGTCCGGCCGGTCAGCCGATCCTGCCCGAGGCCCTGGCCTGGCTGGAGGCCACGGTGCAGCAGCGGATGGAATGCGGCGACCACTGGCTGATCTATGCCCGGGTGGATCACGGCGGGCTGCTCGATGCCAGCGGGGTGACGGCGGTGCACCAGCGCCGCAGCGGCGCCAATTACTGA
- a CDS encoding SWIM zinc finger family protein codes for MTVTPAITTQLGDQGLGQQPWWVLQWMELINGYRFKKRLERAWEYVRSGNVLSIRFEGRRVHARVQGSDPDPYKVKLWLDVLSDEDWGYVLEALSQKARWSAQLLAGIMPEDIERAFAASGRRLFPFKLQEVRSECSCPDKANPCKHVSAVFYLMGDRFSEDPFVLFQLRGRTRSQLLAELAARRREGVELPAQQAPHPLHPALADPARWWRYDAPLDGDLVVITPALEGESGLDGAGPLPLAEDPRFPQANRLFLERLREHGQRMAQAALERAMAAGAEPSEADAAAASEAAAAGGDAV; via the coding sequence ATGACCGTCACTCCGGCGATCACCACCCAGCTGGGCGACCAGGGCCTGGGTCAGCAGCCCTGGTGGGTGCTGCAGTGGATGGAGCTGATCAACGGCTACCGCTTCAAGAAGCGGCTGGAGCGTGCCTGGGAGTACGTGCGCTCCGGCAACGTGCTTTCGATCCGCTTTGAGGGGCGCCGGGTCCACGCCCGGGTGCAGGGCAGCGATCCCGATCCGTACAAGGTGAAGCTGTGGCTCGACGTGCTCAGCGATGAGGACTGGGGCTACGTGCTCGAGGCCCTCAGCCAGAAGGCCCGCTGGTCGGCGCAGCTGCTGGCCGGGATCATGCCGGAGGACATCGAGCGTGCCTTCGCGGCCAGTGGCCGCCGCCTCTTCCCGTTCAAGCTGCAGGAGGTGCGCAGCGAATGCAGCTGCCCCGACAAGGCGAACCCCTGCAAGCACGTCAGCGCCGTCTTCTATCTGATGGGCGATCGCTTCAGCGAGGACCCCTTCGTGCTGTTCCAGCTGCGCGGCCGCACCCGCAGTCAGCTGCTGGCCGAGCTGGCGGCCCGCCGGCGCGAGGGCGTCGAGCTCCCCGCCCAGCAGGCTCCGCACCCCCTGCATCCCGCCCTGGCGGACCCGGCCCGCTGGTGGCGCTACGACGCCCCGCTCGACGGCGATCTGGTGGTGATCACGCCGGCTCTGGAGGGGGAGTCGGGCCTCGATGGGGCCGGCCCCCTGCCACTGGCGGAGGATCCCCGTTTTCCGCAGGCCAATCGCCTGTTCCTGGAGCGTCTGCGCGAGCACGGCCAGCGCATGGCCCAGGCGGCCCTGGAGCGGGCGATGGCCGCTGGTGCTGAACCGAGCGAAGCCGATGCGGCGGCGGCCTCCGAGGCGGCTGCCGCTGGTGGGGATGCGGTGTGA
- a CDS encoding diflavin flavoprotein, with amino-acid sequence MPAAPASGRLSLQCQDIAADTTAIRSLDWDRSRFDIEFGLRNGTTYNSFLVRGERTALIDTSHLKFEGTWLPLLQEQIDPKAIDHLIVSHTEPDHSGLIGHLIDLNPEIEIVGSKVAIQFLENQVHRPFRSRAVKSGEELDLGVNPDSGVQHRFEFLSAPNLHWPDTIFSFDHGTGILYTCDAFGLHYCSDELFDSDPGAIAPDFRFYYECLMGPNARSVLQAMKRMDALPPITTIAVGHGPLLRHHLNLWTGDYRSWSSERSQGEAYAAVCYLSQYGFCDRLSQAIARGIGKAEAQVQLVDLRATDAQELSALVGEARAVVVPTWPAEPDAELQASIGTLLAALKPKQWVAVYDAYGGNDQPIDTVASQLRGLGQKQAFAPLRIRQVPGAAEYQLCEEAGTDLGQLLTRDKAIAAMKSLDGDLDKALGRLSGGLYVVTARQGEGESVRSGAMVASWVSQASFDPPGITIAVAKDRAIESLLQVGDRFVLNILRDDNHQPLLRHFLKRFPPGADRFAGVNVLDGVASGGPVLGDALAFLGCRVTQRMEVPDHWIVYAEVEQGNVSDATARTAVHHRKVGNHY; translated from the coding sequence ATGCCCGCCGCGCCCGCCAGCGGCCGCCTCAGCCTGCAGTGCCAGGACATCGCCGCGGACACCACCGCGATCCGCTCCCTGGACTGGGACCGCAGCCGTTTTGACATCGAGTTCGGCCTGCGCAACGGCACCACCTACAACAGCTTTCTGGTGCGCGGTGAGCGCACGGCGCTGATCGACACCAGCCATCTCAAGTTCGAAGGCACCTGGCTGCCGCTGCTGCAGGAGCAGATCGACCCCAAGGCGATCGATCACCTGATCGTCAGCCACACCGAACCGGATCATTCCGGCCTGATCGGCCACCTGATCGATCTCAACCCCGAGATCGAGATCGTCGGCTCGAAGGTGGCGATCCAGTTCCTCGAGAACCAGGTGCACCGGCCATTCAGAAGCCGCGCCGTCAAGAGCGGAGAGGAGCTTGATCTGGGCGTCAACCCGGACAGCGGTGTGCAGCACCGCTTCGAATTCCTGAGCGCGCCGAACCTGCACTGGCCGGACACGATCTTCTCGTTCGACCATGGCACCGGCATCCTCTACACCTGCGATGCCTTCGGCCTGCACTACTGCAGCGACGAGCTGTTCGACAGCGATCCTGGCGCCATCGCTCCCGATTTCCGCTTCTACTACGAGTGCCTGATGGGCCCCAATGCCCGCAGCGTGCTGCAGGCGATGAAGCGCATGGACGCCCTGCCGCCGATCACCACGATCGCGGTGGGCCACGGGCCGCTGCTGCGTCATCACCTCAACCTCTGGACCGGCGACTACCGCAGCTGGAGCAGTGAGCGCAGCCAGGGTGAGGCCTATGCGGCGGTCTGCTATCTGAGCCAGTACGGCTTCTGCGACCGCCTCAGCCAGGCGATCGCCCGCGGCATCGGCAAGGCCGAGGCCCAGGTGCAGCTGGTGGATCTGCGCGCCACCGACGCCCAGGAGCTCAGCGCCCTGGTCGGTGAGGCCCGTGCCGTGGTGGTGCCCACCTGGCCCGCGGAGCCGGATGCCGAGCTGCAGGCCTCCATCGGCACCCTGCTCGCGGCGCTCAAGCCGAAGCAGTGGGTGGCGGTCTACGACGCCTACGGCGGCAACGACCAGCCGATCGACACCGTCGCCAGCCAGCTGCGCGGCCTGGGCCAGAAGCAGGCCTTCGCGCCGCTGCGCATCCGTCAGGTGCCCGGCGCCGCCGAGTATCAGCTCTGCGAGGAGGCCGGCACCGACCTGGGTCAGCTGCTCACCCGCGACAAGGCGATCGCGGCGATGAAATCGCTCGACGGCGATCTCGACAAGGCGCTCGGCCGCCTCTCCGGGGGCCTGTACGTCGTGACGGCCCGCCAGGGTGAGGGGGAGAGCGTCCGCAGCGGCGCCATGGTGGCCAGCTGGGTGAGCCAGGCCAGCTTCGATCCGCCCGGCATCACGATCGCCGTCGCCAAGGACCGGGCGATCGAATCGCTGCTGCAGGTGGGCGATCGCTTCGTGCTCAACATCCTGCGCGACGACAATCACCAGCCGCTGCTGCGCCATTTTCTGAAGCGCTTCCCGCCCGGGGCCGATCGCTTTGCCGGCGTCAACGTGCTCGATGGCGTCGCCAGCGGCGGACCGGTGCTCGGCGATGCCCTCGCCTTTCTGGGCTGTCGCGTCACCCAGCGGATGGAGGTGCCGGACCACTGGATCGTCTATGCCGAGGTGGAGCAGGGCAACGTCTCCGACGCCACCGCCCGCACCGCCGTGCACCACCGCAAGGTGGGCAACCATTACTGA